CAGAGGGAGATAGGTTAGGTTATCATTTATTGAAGAAATAGATATTGATGAATAAATAAATCACTGCATTTTGTATTTGATGAAATAACTATGTTTATGCCATAAATTAAAGCTCTTACAAATGTAAATTTTACTGCGGTAAAATTGATAAAGTAATCGGTAATTTAAGAtaaataaagtcgataattaaataaataattaaagaaGAAACTGAATAATTTGAATAAGATTGCCGTATATTTCTATATCTCTAGAAATATGCATACATATGGATACGAGTGTATTAGTATTTCATTGTATACAATATTGATTAacgcatacatatatataaatatgagACAGTATATTAATAGATAATAGTCAAAGAGTTATGTTTAACGTTAACAGAATATTTTTtagatatttttaaatatcaaaTATAATTTAAATCTCTTTATATCTATGTTAAATACATAAAATCATTTGTTGTAGCAATATAATAAGCCTAACTTTGGTAAATGGTGTGCATTTAAACATATACAAATTATGGGGAGTACAGCGTTACAAACCTTTATAAAAGATGTACTTGTGCCCATGAAAATTTGTTTGAAACAAGTTCGACATGGACACCATATACGAGGAAAACCGCCAACAATTGCTCTCTCTTTGAAGCAACGGCTTGAACGTAAGGAAAATAGTACTGTTTTCGTGTTACTTCTTCATAATAAGTATTTTGTTTTGCAGTGCTCAACAAGACAGATCCAACGATATCGTTTAAAGTAAATATAGGTTTTTCTGTACCAAGGATCTCTGCGCAAAAGAGGCAAGCTTGGTTAGCTGCCCGAAAAACCAACGTGTCTAGCGCGAATGCAGAGGAAACAAACACTGAGCAGAGTAGGAAATAAGTTTACCACTGAAATAATATTATTGTTTAGCAGTGCTTCTATTGCAATTATATCCTATGCATGTATGTTTTCTAGTGGCTGCTAATTTGGAAAAAATTAAGAAGATTTGGCTAGAAACATATGCTCCTAGTCATATTCATAAAATCGCTGATCATTACGGCATATTTCAAGACTTGTTTGGCGATGCATTCTTCTTTCCTGTTGTACCATTAGAAATTAGTTACACTTTAGATAACGATGGTACTTTTGCTAGAGTTCATACAGGAAATGTTATAAAACCTGCAGAGGCATGCAATTTGCCAAATGTTGGGTACGAAGCCAAAGAGAATAGTTTATGGACATTGGTCATGTGTACACCAGATGGTAATATGGAAAATTCTAACAACGAATATTGTCATTGGTTTTTGTAAGTCAACAAGATTTATATGTTATTTAATCAACTTAGATTCAACAGAGCCGTAAGAGTAAcatataaatgcaatgtttcattttagagggAACATTCCAGGCAACAAAGTAGAGCAAGGTGAACAAATAATAGATTATCTAAGACCAATTCCAGTCAGAGGAGTAGGTTATTATCGTTACGTATTTATTCTTTACAAACAAAATCAGCGGATAGATTATACGACGTATAAGAAGACTCAACCTTGGTAAGAAATAAGCTATAAAATGGATCCATTCATGACTTAATCGTGTagttatgttttatgaaaatcgttaaattattttatattacattttatgttGAATTTAGTTTGCAATTACAAGAACGTAATTGGAGTACATTAGAATTTTATCGTAAACATCAAGATGATCTTACACCAGCTGGTTTAGCATTTTTCCAAAGTGATTGGGATCCCAcagtaagagagttctatcaTTCAGCATTAAGTATGTATAAATTGTATTCATTACGATTTACTCTAACTTGAAGTTTATCAATCTATAAGAAAATTTGAGATACGTTGTAACAAATAATCTATAAATTTTCATCCTACAGATGCACAAGAACCAATATTTCAGTATGATTTTATACGACCATACATTAAACCACAAACATGGTTCCCCTTGAAACAaccatttaatatttatttggaTAATCATAAAGATCCGAAAGATGTAATGAAAGAATTCTTGTTAAGAAAGTTAAAAACTGTTCATCCCTTCAAAGAACCAAAGCCACCACTTAAATACCCTAATGCCTATAGTATTGACAATAGCGTACCTTCATGGCTGAAATTGGAAATTCAAAAAGAACGTTTGGGATGGGGTCGAGTTAACGAGTTGAAATGAAAAATAGTTTACTATTTGGAAATTGTACTGATTCTACGAGTTGTATAATATATGttcttaaataaaaaaatgaaaaggTTATCATTGATTTTATATGCTCTATTTGAACATGCAGAGTGTACTAAGCAGAAGAGTGATGATACAACCAAATAGAAGATTATTATTGCTATGTAAGTGCAAagttaaattgaaaaatatataaatgtagGAGATAACTTGAATAATCGAATACTATACAATTTTTAGCTGATTGGGTTTGTAATTTTAAAAGTAGTATTTAATTGTATGTTACATTATTGCATAGTCGCCTAATCCTTTGGAAAGCTAATATTATTTGTACTAATTTTCATAAGCCTAG
This genomic interval from Xylocopa sonorina isolate GNS202 chromosome 18, iyXylSono1_principal, whole genome shotgun sequence contains the following:
- the Mrpl38 gene encoding mitochondrial ribosomal protein L38, with product MGSTALQTFIKDVLVPMKICLKQVRHGHHIRGKPPTIALSLKQRLELLNKTDPTISFKVNIGFSVPRISAQKRQAWLAARKTNVSSANAEETNTEQMAANLEKIKKIWLETYAPSHIHKIADHYGIFQDLFGDAFFFPVVPLEISYTLDNDGTFARVHTGNVIKPAEACNLPNVGYEAKENSLWTLVMCTPDGNMENSNNEYCHWFLGNIPGNKVEQGEQIIDYLRPIPVRGVGYYRYVFILYKQNQRIDYTTYKKTQPCLQLQERNWSTLEFYRKHQDDLTPAGLAFFQSDWDPTVREFYHSALNAQEPIFQYDFIRPYIKPQTWFPLKQPFNIYLDNHKDPKDVMKEFLLRKLKTVHPFKEPKPPLKYPNAYSIDNSVPSWLKLEIQKERLGWGRVNELK